From the genome of Argentina anserina chromosome 4, drPotAnse1.1, whole genome shotgun sequence, one region includes:
- the LOC126791721 gene encoding bZIP transcription factor 17, translating into MEDSVIGKPPIPPPDLTVKTNDSGEDFESLPIPPLDPQFFSSDAVMASDSFMSDLGFGFGSDDNCDYELTFDDLDNLYLPSDADGFLLLDGFDPTAQPSADSTVVLDSDSPEPDSDGVVSGFLNYPSEESGGHDQEFSENSGGLVSSQGSGIPEAVSSPTHSGSSERDVSSNVTTVDEKVKIEEETARNGFVAKRKESSGGGGGEEGNVESRSSKYRRAESGGGLNDEDEKRKARLMRNRESAQLSRQRKKHYVEELEDKVRAMHTTIADLNNKISYIMAENATLKQQLSSGSGICPPPGMYPMPPMGYPWMPYSPYVVKPQGSQVPLVPIPRLKPQQPAAAPKPKKKSESKTKKVASISLLGLLFFLLLVGGLVPMVNVGFGGSYVRDRFYDQQRAKVLTVEGSLNGSEGNVGLGISGGKFDVANTIHERAHNQKEQAVPGLGNASEPLVASLYVPRNDKLVKIDGNLIIHSVLASEKAKNHKKSREAKVEGAKDLVSALAIPEAGVNRGRRAPLYTTPAGQRKALAAGSADGKLQQWFQEGLAGPLLSSGMCTEVFQFESAASHSGGIIPASSVANVSEHSSNATRLNTGGNRRILGRAIPLAGSNHNVTGGERSIRNNQSSNNFQGSNSSMVVSVLVDPREAGDIDVDGIIKPNSVSRVFVVLLLDSVKYVTYSCVLPRSAPPHLVTT; encoded by the coding sequence atggaagACTCAGTCATCGGCAAGCCGCCGATTCCCCCTCCAGATCTGACCGTCAAGACTAACGATTCCGGCGAGGACTTCGAGTCCCTCCCGATCCCTCCCCTCGATCCTCAATTCTTCTCCTCCGACGCCGTAATGGCCTCCGACTCCTTCATGTCCGATCTCGGCTTCGGCTTCGGCTCCGACGACAATTGCGACTACGAGCTCACCTTTGACGATTTGGACAACCTCTACCTCCCTTCGGACGCCGACGGTTTCCTCCTCCTCGACGGCTTTGATCCGACGGCTCAGCCCAGCGCCGATTCCACTGTTGTTTTGGATTCCGACTCTCCGGAGCCAGACTCCGACGGCGTCGTCTCCGGTTTTCTGAATTATCCGTCGGAGGAGTCCGGCGGCCACGATCAGGAGTTTTCGGAGAATTCTGGCGGGCTGGTGTCGTCCCAGGGATCGGGGATACCAGAGGCGGTGAGCTCGCCGACTCATTCCGGCAGTTCCGAGCGGGACGTGTCGTCGAATGTCACCACCGTCGATGAGAAGGTGAAGATCGAGGAGGAGACCGCCAGAAACGGCTTCGTTGCGAAGAGGAAGGAGAGCTCCGGCGGAGGCGGCGGCGAGGAAGGGAATGTGGAGTCGAGAAGCTCGAAGTATCGGAGGGCGGAGAGCGGCGGCGGTTTGaatgatgaagatgagaaGAGGAAGGCGAGGCTGATGAGGAACAGAGAGAGTGCTCAGCTTTCGAGGCAGAGGAAGAAGCATTATGTGGAGGAGCTTGAAGATAAGGTAAGGGCTATGCATACCACTATAGCTGATTTGAACAATAAGATATCATACATTATGGCCGAGAATGCTACTTTGAAGCAGCAATTGAGCAGCGGCAGCGGCATTTGCCCGCCGCCGGGGATGTACCCAATGCCGCCCATGGGGTATCCATGGATGCCGTACTCGCCTTATGTGGTGAAACCGCAAGGTTCTCAGGTGCCTTTGGTGCCGATACCGAGGCTTAAACCGCAGCAGCCTGCAGCTGCGCCCAAGCCGAAGAAGAAATCGGAGAGTAAGACCAAGAAGGTTGCTAGCATTAGTTTGTTGGGATTGCTGTTTTTCTTGTTGCTTGTTGGTGGACTTGTTCCGATGGTGAATGTTGGTTTTGGTGGGAGTTATGTTAGGGATAGGTTTTATGATCAGCAGAGGGCGAAGGTTTTGACAGTTGAGGGGAGTTTGAATGGATCAGAAGGGAATGTAGGTTTAGGAATATCGGGTGGGAAGTTTGATGTAGCTAACACGATTCATGAGAGGGCTCATAATCAGAAAGAGCAAGCGGTACCTGGCCTGGGTAATGCCAGTGAGCCTCTTGTTGCTTCTTTGTATGTTCCCAGAAATGATAAACTTGTTAAGATTGATGGGAACTTGATTATTCATTCGGTCCTGGCCAGTGAGAAAGCGAAGAATCATAAGAAGAGTAGGGAGGCCAAAGTGGAAGGAGCTAAAGATTTGGTTTCAGCATTGGCTATACCTGAAGCTGGAGTGAATAGAGGGAGACGGGCTCCTTTGTACACTACTCCTGCCGGACAACGGAAGGCTCTTGCAGCTGGTTCTGCTGATGGGAAACTGCAGCAGTGGTTTCAAGAAGGTCTTGCTGGACCGTTGTTGAGTTCAGGCATGTGCACTGAAGTGTTCCAGTTTGAATCGGCCGCAAGTCATTCAGGAGGTATAATTCCTGCATCCTCAGTTGCTAATGTTTCTGAACACAGTTCAAATGCTACAAGGCTTAACACGGGAGGAAACAGAAGAATTCTTGGTCGGGCAATTCCCCTTGCTGGATCCAATCACAATGTTACTGGTGGAGAACGCTCCATAAGAAACAATCAATCAAGCAACAACTTTCAAGGAAGTAATTCTTCAATGGTCGTTTCAGTTCTGGTCGATCCTAGAGAGGCAGGTGACATTGACGTTGATGGCATCATCAAACCCAACTCTGTTTCTCGGGTTTTTGTTGTTCTGCTTCTTGACAGCGTgaagtatgtcacctactcATGTGTGCTTCCTCGCTCTGCTCCTCCTCACTTAGTGACTACTTAA
- the LOC126791736 gene encoding protein DETOXIFICATION 12-like: MEEGLLLPRGKDHVEERIESWGLFFEEVKRLGSLAGPMVAVLLSQYMVQVVSMMMVGHLGELALSSTALAISFSGVTGFSLLLGMASALETLCGQAYGAEQYQRVGLQTYTAIFALTLVCLPLSLIWFYMGELLMLMGQDPEISREAGKFTIWLLPALFSYAILQPLNRYFQTQSLIIPMLLSSLATILFHIPLCWALVFKSGLDSLGGALAMSISYWFNAIVLGLFMKFSPACSKSRVPISMELFHGMREFFRYAIPSAIMICLEWWSFELLILLSGLLPNPALETSVLSVCLQTIATLYSIPYGFGAAASTRVSNELGAGNPKGARMATRAAMFLALAESTVITTILFACRNVFGYTFSNERDVIDYVTTMAPLVCLSVLLDSFQGVLSGIARGCGWQHIGAYVNLGAFYLCGIPVAATLAFWVQLRGRGLWIGIQVGALVQTTLLAIVTTCTNWEKQASKARERIFEASDTESN; this comes from the exons ATGGAGGAGGGCTTGTTATTGCCGAGAGGCAAAGATCATGTGGAGGAAAGAATAGAGTCATGGGGTTTGTTTTTCGAAGAAGTCAAGAGGTTGGGTTCCTTGGCAGGGCCTATGGTTGCTGTTTTGCTATCCCAGTACATGGTGCAGGTTGTTTCCATGATGATGGTCGGTCACCTCGGCGAGCTTGCTCTCTCCAGCACTGCCTTGGCTATATCCTTCTCCGGGGTCACCGGCTTCAGTCTTCTT CTAGGAATGGCCAGTGCACTTGAAACTTTATGCGGGCAAGCATATGGAGCTGAGCAATATCAGAGAGTTGGACTTCAAACCTACACTGCCATATTTGCTCTCACCTTAGTTTGTCTTCCTTTATCTTTAATATGGTTCTATATGGGGGAGCTACTTATGTTGATGGGCCAAGACCCTGAAATCTCACGTGAAGCTGGCAAATTCACAATCTGGCTTCTTCCTGCTTTATTTTCATATGCAATTCTCCAACCGCTCAATAGATACTTTCAGACTCAAAGTCTAATAATTCCTATGCTCCTGAGTTCTTTGGCGACTATTTTGTTCCATATTCCTCTCTGTTGGGCTCTAGTATTCAAGTCTGGACTGGATAGCCTTGGAGGGGCATTGGCAATGAGCATATCGTACTGGTTCAATGCTATTGTACTTGGATTGTTCATGAAGTTTTCTCCTGCCTGTTCAAAATCTAGAGTCCCAATTTCTATGGAGCTATTCCATGGAATGAGAGAGTTTTTTCGCTATGCTATCCCTTCTGCTATAATGATATG cCTTGAGTGGTGGTCATTTGAGCTGCTTATCTTGCTGTCTGGGCTTTTACCAAACCCAGCCCTTGAAACTTCAGTTCTTTCTGTATG TCTCCAGACCATTGCCACACTCTATTCAATACCATATGGGTTTGGTGCTGCAGCAAG TACTAGAGTTTCAAATGAACTAGGTGCTGGCAACCCAAAAGGTGCTCGTATGGCTACTCGTGCTGCGATGTTTCTTGCACTTGCAGAGTCAACTGTAATAACCACAATTCTCTTTGCCTGCCGCAATGTATTTGGCTACACTTTTAGTAACGAGAGAGATGTTATTGATTACGTCACAACCATGGCTCCTCTAGTTTGTCTTTCTGTTTTACTAGACAGTTTTCAAGGGGTTCTTTCAG GTATTGCTAGAGGATGTGGGTGGCAGCATATAGGGGCATACGTAAACCTTGGAGCATTCTATTTATGTGGGATTCCAGTTGCTGCTACTTTAGCTTTCTGGGTGCAACTAAGAGGAAGGGGTCTTTGGATAGGAATACAAGTTGGAGCTTTGGTGCAAACCACTCTGCTTGCTATTGTAACAACTTGTACAAACTGGGAAAAACAG GCAAGTAAGGCAAGGGAGAGGATATTTGAGGCGAGCGACACAGAATCTAATTGA